One window from the genome of Acidobacteriota bacterium encodes:
- a CDS encoding ECF-type sigma factor: protein MTGEAADDVTGLLRAWRQGDEVAGERLLPKVYGDLKERAARYLAGERRDHSLEVTALVHETYLRLVDYCCLDWRDRSHFLALAAQQMRRILIDHARRRHAQKRGSAPLRVTFGDWQPLATSQDIEALDEALRALAEFDAVKARLVELRFFAGCTVEETAEILGCSAPTVTRQWRAARAWLLRELAGEPEPS from the coding sequence ATGACCGGCGAAGCAGCGGACGACGTGACCGGCCTCTTGCGGGCTTGGCGGCAGGGCGACGAGGTCGCCGGAGAGCGCCTGCTTCCGAAGGTCTACGGCGACCTCAAGGAGCGCGCCGCCCGCTACCTGGCGGGCGAGCGGCGAGATCACAGTCTCGAAGTCACGGCGCTGGTCCACGAGACCTACCTGCGGCTGGTCGACTACTGCTGCCTCGACTGGCGGGACCGATCCCATTTCCTGGCCCTCGCGGCGCAGCAAATGCGCCGTATCCTGATCGACCATGCGCGCCGCCGGCATGCCCAGAAGCGCGGCAGCGCCCCGCTCCGCGTCACCTTCGGGGACTGGCAGCCCTTGGCGACGTCGCAAGACATCGAGGCCCTCGACGAAGCACTGCGCGCTCTGGCCGAGTTCGACGCCGTCAAGGCGAGGTTGGTGGAGCTGCGCTTCTTCGCCGGCTGTACGGTCGAGGAGACGGCCGAGATCCTGGGCTGCTCGGCTCCGACCGTGACGCGCCAGTGGCGGGCCGCCCGAGCCTGGCTACTGCGCGAGCTCGCCGGAGAGCCGGAGCCTTCGTGA
- a CDS encoding serine/threonine-protein kinase: MSRSRIDLMARFEALLEVAPEDRDAWLAAECGADENLRRSLEELISADAAAEVIFERGGDGPTSPKGATIADVPAPPSALGRYQVRRRLARGGFGEVFEAWDPDLKRAVAIKTCSAAEASLRRRFAREAEIASGLDHPGIIRVFDVGEEAGVPFLVQELLDGEDLGAILQSAPRGLEIAEVEGLLHQLAEALAYAHRRGVVHRDIKPGNLFRLPDGQLKVLDFGIARQQSTASDLTREGATLGTLAYMAPEQVRGEVVDRRADLFAFGAVGWELLTGRRAFVAESEAGTLYRVLEVALPPLRELRPDGPPALAGWLERCLEKDPAARPESFDELLAGWDRGRPPRRRRGLAIAVAALLGLAAWATLVFWPEAEVVPHGPSGRLEIRAVPWAEVRSLVDGVGRPVEIAGGRSTPLVLSLPPGRYRAVLHHPEAGEGACSVVVPVSGTGRCETAFPALGVAEFLESLR, translated from the coding sequence GTGAGCCGGAGCCGGATCGATCTGATGGCGCGTTTCGAGGCCCTCCTCGAGGTGGCGCCGGAAGATCGCGATGCCTGGCTGGCGGCCGAGTGTGGAGCCGATGAAAATCTGCGTCGGTCCCTCGAGGAGCTGATTTCGGCCGATGCCGCGGCGGAAGTGATCTTCGAGCGTGGGGGCGACGGCCCGACCTCTCCGAAGGGCGCCACGATTGCCGACGTTCCGGCACCACCATCCGCTCTCGGGCGCTATCAAGTACGTCGTCGCCTGGCTCGCGGCGGCTTCGGCGAAGTCTTCGAGGCCTGGGATCCGGACCTCAAGCGAGCGGTGGCGATCAAAACCTGCAGTGCCGCCGAGGCGTCCCTCCGTCGGCGCTTCGCGCGCGAGGCGGAGATCGCCAGCGGTCTCGACCATCCCGGAATCATCCGGGTCTTCGATGTCGGAGAAGAGGCCGGTGTCCCCTTTCTGGTTCAGGAGCTGCTGGATGGGGAGGATCTCGGGGCCATTCTGCAATCGGCGCCGCGGGGCCTGGAGATCGCCGAAGTGGAAGGCCTGCTGCACCAGCTCGCCGAGGCCCTCGCCTATGCCCACCGGCGCGGCGTCGTGCACCGCGACATCAAGCCCGGCAACCTGTTTCGCCTGCCCGACGGACAGCTCAAGGTGCTCGACTTCGGCATTGCGCGGCAGCAGTCGACGGCCAGCGACCTGACCCGCGAAGGCGCCACCCTCGGCACCCTCGCCTACATGGCGCCGGAGCAGGTGCGCGGCGAGGTGGTCGACCGGCGCGCCGATCTCTTCGCCTTCGGTGCCGTCGGTTGGGAGCTCCTTACCGGTCGCCGCGCCTTCGTCGCTGAAAGCGAAGCCGGCACCCTCTATCGCGTGCTCGAGGTCGCTCTGCCGCCGCTGCGGGAGCTTCGGCCCGATGGCCCGCCGGCCCTCGCCGGCTGGCTCGAGCGCTGCCTCGAAAAGGATCCGGCGGCGCGACCGGAGTCCTTCGACGAGCTGCTCGCCGGTTGGGATCGTGGCCGACCGCCGCGGCGTCGAAGAGGGCTTGCGATCGCCGTCGCCGCGCTGCTGGGCCTGGCCGCCTGGGCGACGCTGGTCTTTTGGCCGGAGGCCGAGGTGGTGCCGCACGGGCCGTCCGGCCGTCTAGAGATCCGCGCCGTGCCGTGGGCCGAGGTGCGATCGTTAGTCGACGGTGTCGGTCGCCCCGTCGAGATCGCCGGTGGTCGTAGCACGCCGTTGGTGCTGTCTCTTCCGCCGGGGCGCTATCGCGCCGTCCTGCATCATCCGGAGGCCGGCGAGGGCGCTTGCTCGGTGGTGGTGCCGGTGTCGGGGACCGGGCGCTGCGAGACGGCCTTTCCGGCTCTCGGGGTGGCGGAGTTTCTGGAGTCCTTGCGGTGA
- a CDS encoding outer membrane protein transport protein, with protein sequence MATDAPRRATLLILALLTSAPFAHAQSNDEIQTATQFDLFPPGARSLALGGAFVALADDATAAYSNPAGLTQLVEPEVAIEARHGTFRSQFAERGHVPETALTGIGIDVVDGLQRGEERNRAAGLAFASFTYPGTSPGNRPDNPAAKRWAVAIYGHQLTRFRSSLTSQGLFVGPRSAPFRTFPVRSSLDLDIAGIGAAGAYRLRDDFSVGFGLASYHLDLDSTTERFRRAEPTGDLLQDGLTGQFYGPADFSPENVFNRQLQRGSDDDLVFQAGFLWRLDSRWSLGGAYRQGPSFDFRAEFVEGPAGEAPGRVDPTVGGQGTFRVPDVAALGVALHATDQWLITADYDWIRYSSLSDGLLNLLRAAIGAENDFVIDDAHQLHLGTEIQLLEPRFPVALRAGLWWDPDHRLRYVGDEALLAARFRAGDDELHLTAGAGIVFGRAQIDLAVDHADPVTTVSLSAVARF encoded by the coding sequence TTGGCTACCGATGCACCCCGTCGAGCGACCCTCCTGATTCTCGCCCTCCTGACCTCGGCCCCGTTCGCCCACGCCCAGAGCAACGACGAGATCCAGACCGCAACCCAGTTCGATCTCTTCCCTCCGGGCGCCCGCAGCCTCGCCCTCGGCGGAGCCTTCGTCGCCCTGGCCGATGACGCCACCGCCGCCTACAGCAATCCGGCCGGGCTCACCCAGTTGGTGGAGCCGGAGGTCGCCATCGAAGCTCGCCACGGCACCTTCCGCAGCCAGTTCGCGGAACGCGGACACGTTCCCGAAACCGCCCTCACCGGCATCGGCATCGACGTCGTCGACGGCTTGCAGCGCGGCGAGGAGCGCAATCGCGCCGCGGGGCTGGCCTTCGCCTCCTTCACCTACCCCGGCACCTCCCCCGGCAACCGGCCCGACAACCCTGCAGCCAAGCGCTGGGCGGTGGCCATCTACGGCCATCAGCTGACCCGCTTCCGCAGCTCCCTCACGTCCCAGGGCCTGTTCGTCGGACCACGCAGCGCGCCCTTCCGCACCTTTCCGGTGCGTTCGTCCCTCGACCTCGACATCGCCGGTATCGGCGCCGCCGGCGCCTATCGCCTGAGGGATGACTTCTCCGTTGGCTTCGGCCTCGCCAGCTACCACCTCGACCTCGACTCCACGACCGAGCGATTCCGCCGCGCCGAGCCCACCGGAGATCTGCTGCAGGACGGCCTCACCGGGCAGTTCTACGGTCCGGCGGACTTCTCCCCCGAAAACGTCTTCAATCGCCAGCTACAGCGCGGCAGCGACGACGACCTGGTCTTCCAGGCCGGCTTCCTGTGGCGCCTCGACAGTCGCTGGAGCCTTGGCGGCGCCTACCGCCAGGGGCCGAGCTTCGATTTTCGTGCCGAGTTCGTCGAAGGTCCGGCGGGCGAAGCTCCGGGGCGCGTCGACCCGACCGTCGGTGGCCAGGGCACCTTCCGAGTTCCGGACGTCGCCGCCCTCGGCGTCGCCCTCCACGCCACCGATCAGTGGCTGATCACCGCCGACTACGACTGGATCCGCTATTCGTCCCTGAGCGACGGCTTGCTCAACCTCTTGCGCGCAGCGATCGGCGCCGAGAACGACTTCGTCATCGATGATGCCCACCAGCTCCATCTCGGCACCGAGATTCAGCTCCTCGAGCCCCGCTTTCCGGTGGCGCTGCGCGCCGGCCTTTGGTGGGACCCGGATCATCGCCTGCGCTACGTCGGCGACGAAGCGCTGCTCGCCGCCCGCTTCCGCGCCGGCGACGACGAGCTACACCTCACCGCCGGCGCCGGCATCGTCTTCGGTCGAGCACAGATCGACCTCGCCGTCGACCACGCCGACCCGGTGACCACCGTCTCCCTTTCGGCCGTGGCGCGTTTCTAG
- a CDS encoding aminotransferase class V-fold PLP-dependent enzyme — translation MDQLTAPPQSLKDQNLTIADLLGEIIGRGTRLRTPFGERLMTYADYTASGRNLRFVESYLGELQEIYGNTHTEDTESGLVTSDLLAQAEECIKRSVNADDSTCLIATGSGSTGAILRFQELLGLRFPPATWERLEEALEPHLGNGATQECLKERLADRLPVVFVGPYEHHSNEVSWRECFAEVVEVRLTSDGLLDLADLEAKVADPRYDGRFKIGSFSSSSNVTGIRTPLYEVAKLLHRHGALACFDFAASAPYCEIDMNRDDESYFDAIFISPHKYLGGPGSCGVLLFRDDLYRCDLPPSCSGGGTVDYVGPHDHDYLSDIEEREKAGTPPILQLMRAALAMDLKETLGFEAIEATEHRYLEQVMDRFLAHPGIHVLGNPDPRQRMAVISFNIRHGDKFLHPKLVARLLNDLFGVQARAGCSCAGPYGHRLLGIDDELSERYRAQLQAGFEGIKPGWVRIGLHYTLTTAEIEFLCRSIEMVAEFGSRFLPQYELDMRTAVWSRRDGFARPEPAFGIAVARQERGAAPPAPGEEERNRELERYLAEAQGLADQLADQPEAEYATLPGELEELRFFNSVSFRL, via the coding sequence ATGGACCAGCTGACTGCGCCTCCGCAGAGCCTGAAGGATCAAAACCTCACCATCGCCGATCTCCTCGGCGAGATCATCGGCCGCGGCACGCGCCTGCGCACGCCCTTTGGCGAGCGCTTGATGACCTACGCCGACTACACCGCCTCGGGCCGCAATCTGCGATTCGTCGAGAGCTACCTCGGCGAGCTGCAGGAGATCTATGGCAACACCCATACCGAGGACACGGAATCGGGGCTGGTGACCTCGGATCTCCTGGCGCAGGCGGAGGAGTGCATCAAGCGCTCCGTCAACGCCGACGATTCGACCTGCCTGATCGCCACCGGGAGTGGCTCGACGGGGGCAATTTTGCGCTTCCAGGAGCTGCTCGGGCTGCGCTTTCCTCCGGCCACCTGGGAGCGTCTCGAGGAGGCCCTCGAGCCCCATCTCGGAAACGGTGCGACCCAAGAGTGCTTGAAGGAGCGCCTCGCCGATCGCCTGCCGGTGGTCTTCGTCGGTCCCTACGAGCACCACTCGAACGAAGTCTCCTGGCGCGAGTGCTTCGCCGAGGTGGTCGAGGTGCGGCTGACCAGCGACGGTCTGCTCGACCTCGCGGATCTCGAAGCCAAGGTCGCGGACCCGCGCTACGACGGTCGTTTCAAGATCGGCAGTTTTTCTTCGAGCTCCAACGTCACCGGCATTCGCACGCCGCTCTACGAGGTCGCCAAGCTGCTCCACCGTCACGGCGCGCTGGCCTGTTTCGATTTCGCCGCCTCGGCTCCGTACTGCGAGATCGACATGAATCGCGACGACGAGAGCTACTTCGACGCCATCTTCATCTCGCCCCACAAGTATCTCGGGGGTCCGGGCTCCTGCGGCGTGCTGTTGTTCCGCGACGACCTCTACCGCTGCGACCTGCCGCCGAGCTGTAGCGGCGGCGGCACCGTCGACTACGTCGGTCCCCACGATCACGACTACCTGAGCGATATCGAGGAGCGCGAGAAGGCCGGCACGCCGCCGATCCTGCAGTTGATGCGGGCGGCGTTGGCGATGGATCTCAAGGAGACGCTGGGGTTCGAGGCCATCGAGGCCACCGAGCACCGCTACCTCGAGCAGGTGATGGACCGCTTCCTGGCCCATCCGGGGATTCACGTCCTCGGCAATCCCGACCCTCGGCAGCGCATGGCGGTGATCTCCTTCAACATCCGCCACGGCGACAAGTTCCTCCACCCCAAGCTGGTGGCGCGCTTGCTCAACGATCTTTTCGGCGTCCAGGCGCGCGCCGGTTGCTCCTGCGCCGGTCCCTACGGCCATCGGCTGCTGGGAATCGACGATGAGCTTTCGGAGCGCTACCGGGCCCAACTGCAGGCCGGTTTCGAAGGCATCAAGCCGGGCTGGGTGCGGATCGGTCTGCACTACACCCTGACCACTGCGGAGATCGAGTTTCTCTGCCGCTCGATCGAGATGGTGGCCGAGTTCGGGTCCCGCTTCCTGCCCCAGTACGAGCTCGACATGCGTACCGCTGTGTGGTCGCGGCGGGACGGCTTCGCGCGGCCGGAGCCGGCCTTCGGTATCGCCGTCGCGCGGCAGGAGCGAGGTGCTGCGCCTCCGGCGCCGGGCGAGGAGGAGCGCAATCGCGAGCTCGAGCGCTACCTGGCGGAAGCCCAGGGCCTCGCCGACCAGCTCGCCGATCAGCCCGAGGCGGAGTACGCCACCCTGCCCGGAGAGCTCGAGGAGCTGCGCTTCTTCAACTCGGTTTCGTTTCGCCTCTAG
- a CDS encoding outer membrane lipoprotein-sorting protein, whose amino-acid sequence MTRFAFSLLLVLAILWAPGAAAADEATPSLAEIVEKTNHVAYYQGQDGRAVASLTITDGKGRVRRKDFTILRRDQGSEDGAQKLYVYFDQPADERGVTFLVWKHLGKDDDRWLYLPALDVQKRIAASDERTSFVGSHFFYEDVSGRGIDEDHHRLIETTANYYVLENTPKDPKAVEFDRFTMWIHKASFIPVEIKFEQDGNVYRTLKVLAVEDIQGKKTVTKMKMSDQRIGGHTVLEYSQVDYDLGLPEEIFSERYLRNPPRQHLP is encoded by the coding sequence ATGACCCGATTCGCCTTCTCTCTTCTGCTCGTCCTCGCCATCCTGTGGGCGCCCGGCGCCGCGGCAGCCGACGAAGCCACGCCGAGCCTCGCCGAGATCGTCGAGAAGACCAACCATGTCGCCTACTACCAGGGTCAGGACGGCCGCGCCGTCGCTTCGCTGACGATCACCGACGGCAAAGGCCGGGTGCGCCGCAAGGACTTCACCATTCTGCGCCGCGACCAAGGCTCCGAAGACGGCGCCCAAAAGCTCTACGTCTACTTCGACCAGCCGGCCGATGAGCGCGGCGTCACCTTCCTGGTGTGGAAGCACCTCGGCAAGGACGACGACCGCTGGCTCTACCTGCCGGCCCTCGACGTCCAGAAGCGCATCGCCGCCTCCGACGAGCGCACCAGCTTCGTGGGCTCCCACTTCTTTTACGAGGACGTCTCCGGCCGCGGCATCGACGAGGATCATCATCGGCTGATCGAGACGACGGCCAATTACTACGTCCTCGAGAACACTCCCAAAGACCCCAAAGCCGTCGAGTTCGACCGCTTCACCATGTGGATCCACAAGGCGAGCTTCATCCCGGTGGAAATCAAGTTCGAGCAGGACGGCAACGTCTACCGCACCCTCAAAGTGCTCGCCGTGGAAGACATCCAGGGCAAGAAGACGGTCACCAAGATGAAGATGAGCGACCAGCGCATCGGTGGCCACACGGTGCTCGAGTACTCGCAGGTGGACTACGACCTCGGCCTGCCCGAAGAGATCTTCTCGGAGCGCTACCTGCGCAATCCACCGCGCCAGCACCTGCCCTGA
- a CDS encoding MMPL family transporter produces MSLAASRSAMERPKTTLASWLLLTAVLVLIALLPSLWPERFSPLHGVRVDTNPENMLQADEPVRIFHRQMKEAFDLHDLVVVGVVNESHPQGVFNAASLGRVWELTEFAKTLRGEAIGQTDPRAGVVEVDLIAPSTVDAIEPIGPGTLRFEWLMAEPPADDAEAAEIRRRAQRVPFLQNTLVSGDGKALGLYLPLTSKELSYQVYRRLQERIASFDGNDQFFVTGLPVAEDTFGVEMFIQMAISAPLAMLVIFLLMWFFFRQLRLIASPLLVAMLAVMCTMALLIASGQVIHIMSSMIPIFVMPIAVLDAVHILSEFFDRYRRDGDRRQILGEVMAGLARPMLSTSLTSAAGFASLALTPIPPVRVFGIFVAIGILLAWLMTITLVPAYILLMPASALERFGAAARSRDRRPLGDSTRVGRAILALGRFAQRRSAAILVATLGLGLLSAWGIQRIEVNDNPIRWFRAAHEIRQSDRVLNEHFAGTYTAYLALTPAEGVAAPPQGAPVAEPVAEPDTEPDIAPGDAPVDATEPSLPAGLGGADTSAGEPELPAGLGGSPEATAEPVAAVATAASDETFKDPTALAYLEDLQQALLGTGIVGKSNSLADIVKTVHRDLHQGQPEELRIPDSAAAVAQTLVQYESSHRPGDLWHFVTPDYRAANLWVQLKSGDNQDMAAVVQAVADHVAAHPPPAGLEAHWFGLTYINVIWQEKMVLGMLKAFLGSFLVILLMMTLFFRSLLWGLLSMIPLTLTIAMVYGLIGWIGKDYDMPVAVLSALALGLAVDFAIHFLTRSRASYQRFGNWRQTSADVFEEPARAIARNVVVIAAGFTPLLLAPLIPYNTVGVLLAMILVISGFATFLVLPAALGTFEGRFFPARETSK; encoded by the coding sequence ATGAGCCTCGCAGCCTCCCGTTCCGCCATGGAGCGGCCCAAGACCACCCTCGCCAGCTGGCTCCTGCTCACCGCCGTCCTGGTGCTGATCGCGCTCCTGCCTTCCCTCTGGCCGGAGCGCTTCTCGCCGCTCCACGGCGTTCGGGTCGACACCAACCCCGAGAACATGCTGCAAGCCGACGAGCCGGTGCGGATCTTCCATCGCCAGATGAAAGAGGCCTTCGATCTGCACGATCTGGTGGTGGTGGGGGTGGTCAACGAGAGCCACCCCCAAGGCGTTTTCAACGCCGCATCCTTGGGCCGCGTCTGGGAGCTGACGGAGTTCGCCAAGACGCTCCGTGGCGAGGCCATCGGCCAGACCGACCCGCGCGCCGGCGTGGTCGAGGTCGACCTGATCGCGCCGTCGACGGTCGACGCCATCGAGCCCATTGGCCCCGGCACCCTGCGCTTCGAGTGGCTGATGGCAGAGCCACCGGCGGACGATGCCGAGGCCGCCGAGATCCGCCGCCGGGCGCAGCGCGTTCCCTTCCTGCAGAACACCTTGGTTTCAGGCGATGGCAAGGCCCTCGGTCTCTACCTCCCGCTGACCTCGAAGGAGCTCAGCTACCAGGTCTATCGCCGCCTCCAGGAGCGCATCGCGAGCTTCGACGGCAACGACCAGTTCTTCGTCACCGGCCTGCCGGTGGCGGAGGACACCTTCGGCGTCGAGATGTTCATCCAGATGGCGATCTCGGCCCCCTTGGCGATGCTGGTCATCTTCCTCCTGATGTGGTTCTTCTTCCGCCAGCTCAGGCTGATCGCCTCGCCCTTGTTGGTGGCGATGCTGGCGGTCATGTGCACCATGGCCCTGCTCATCGCCAGCGGCCAGGTGATCCACATCATGAGCTCGATGATCCCGATTTTCGTGATGCCGATCGCCGTCCTCGACGCGGTTCACATCCTCTCCGAGTTCTTCGATCGCTATCGCCGTGACGGCGACCGCCGGCAAATCCTCGGCGAGGTGATGGCCGGCCTCGCCCGCCCCATGCTCTCCACCTCCCTGACCTCGGCAGCGGGCTTTGCCTCCCTCGCCCTGACGCCGATTCCCCCGGTGCGGGTATTCGGCATCTTCGTCGCCATTGGCATCTTGCTCGCCTGGCTGATGACCATCACCCTGGTACCGGCCTACATCCTGTTGATGCCGGCCTCGGCCTTGGAGCGCTTCGGAGCCGCCGCCCGCAGCCGCGACCGTCGCCCCCTGGGCGACTCGACCCGCGTCGGCCGCGCCATCCTGGCGCTGGGCCGGTTCGCCCAACGGCGCTCGGCCGCCATTCTGGTCGCCACCCTCGGCCTCGGCCTGCTCTCCGCCTGGGGAATTCAGCGCATCGAGGTCAACGACAATCCGATTCGCTGGTTCCGCGCGGCGCACGAGATTCGGCAATCGGACCGCGTCCTCAACGAGCACTTCGCGGGCACCTACACCGCCTACCTGGCGCTCACTCCGGCCGAGGGCGTCGCGGCCCCTCCGCAAGGTGCCCCAGTCGCCGAACCAGTCGCCGAACCAGACACCGAACCTGATATCGCCCCGGGTGACGCCCCAGTCGATGCCACCGAGCCAAGCCTGCCGGCGGGCCTCGGCGGGGCCGACACCAGCGCAGGCGAGCCGGAGCTGCCCGCGGGCCTCGGTGGCAGCCCCGAGGCCACCGCCGAACCCGTCGCAGCGGTGGCGACGGCCGCCTCCGACGAGACCTTCAAGGACCCGACAGCGCTGGCCTACCTCGAAGACCTGCAGCAGGCCCTCCTCGGCACCGGCATCGTCGGCAAATCGAACTCCCTGGCGGACATCGTCAAGACAGTTCATCGCGACCTGCACCAAGGCCAGCCGGAGGAGCTGCGCATTCCCGACTCGGCGGCCGCCGTCGCCCAGACCCTGGTGCAGTACGAGAGCAGTCACCGTCCCGGCGATCTGTGGCACTTCGTCACTCCCGACTACCGCGCCGCCAATCTCTGGGTGCAGCTCAAGAGCGGCGACAACCAGGACATGGCGGCGGTGGTCCAGGCAGTGGCCGACCACGTCGCCGCCCATCCGCCGCCGGCAGGACTCGAGGCCCACTGGTTCGGTCTCACCTACATCAACGTCATCTGGCAGGAGAAGATGGTCCTCGGCATGCTCAAGGCATTCCTGGGCAGCTTCCTGGTCATCCTCTTGATGATGACCCTGTTCTTCCGCTCGCTGCTCTGGGGCCTGCTGTCGATGATTCCCCTCACCCTGACCATCGCCATGGTCTACGGCCTGATCGGCTGGATCGGCAAGGACTACGACATGCCGGTGGCGGTACTGTCCGCCCTCGCGCTCGGTCTGGCGGTCGACTTCGCCATCCACTTCCTGACCCGTTCACGGGCGAGCTACCAACGCTTCGGCAACTGGCGCCAGACCTCCGCCGACGTCTTCGAGGAGCCGGCCCGCGCCATCGCGCGCAACGTGGTGGTGATCGCCGCCGGCTTCACGCCGCTGCTGCTGGCACCGCTGATTCCCTACAATACGGTCGGAGTGTTGCTGGCGATGATCCTGGTCATCTCCGGCTTCGCCACCTTCCTGGTGCTACCGGCCGCCTTGGGCACCTTCGAAGGACGGTTCTTCCCAGCCCGCGAGACCTCGAAATGA
- a CDS encoding DUF11 domain-containing protein, giving the protein MAAPILAQDASKLTHDGAIVPSPLGGPACTGFSDYEQPIDTANFNTARTSDVEAAFLTSEAFVSGSTITALTEGVAEGVRFWGISAEFNAGFLGPCTDDDTANTPFNIIFSEDNAGTPGAVIASVVGTPASITNTGIPFAFTTIFEWDVTIPPTDVTDAAWIGIQRQTGASTPGGNQCLFLWLDEINNATYDNTADQNAAPVPSDHVFCLNAPVPPMEADLAITKTGEVFGNQIVYTVTVTNNGPADAVNVVVTDMLPAEVTYVSDDCGALDVPPWTWNVGPLANGASAMCNITVDINPGTTGDVMNTAMVTADNADPLTADNSSTAIVGVGSVLEIPTLGTWGLLLLLVALGGAGLYIVRRG; this is encoded by the coding sequence ATGGCTGCTCCGATTTTGGCGCAGGACGCCAGCAAGCTCACCCATGACGGCGCGATCGTGCCGAGCCCGCTGGGTGGTCCGGCGTGCACTGGCTTCAGTGATTACGAACAGCCGATCGACACCGCCAACTTCAACACCGCGCGGACCTCGGACGTCGAGGCCGCCTTCCTGACCTCCGAGGCCTTTGTCAGCGGCTCGACCATCACGGCCCTCACCGAGGGTGTGGCCGAGGGCGTTCGCTTCTGGGGCATCTCGGCTGAGTTCAACGCCGGCTTCCTCGGTCCCTGCACCGACGACGACACGGCCAACACGCCGTTCAACATCATCTTTTCGGAAGACAACGCCGGCACGCCGGGCGCCGTCATCGCATCGGTGGTGGGAACTCCGGCGTCGATCACCAACACCGGCATTCCCTTCGCCTTCACCACCATCTTCGAGTGGGACGTGACGATTCCGCCGACGGACGTCACCGATGCCGCCTGGATCGGCATTCAGCGCCAGACCGGCGCCAGCACGCCGGGTGGTAACCAGTGTCTCTTCCTGTGGCTCGACGAGATCAACAACGCCACCTACGACAACACCGCCGATCAGAACGCGGCTCCGGTGCCTTCGGACCACGTCTTCTGCCTGAACGCGCCGGTGCCGCCGATGGAGGCCGATCTCGCCATCACGAAGACCGGTGAGGTCTTCGGCAACCAGATCGTCTACACCGTCACGGTGACCAACAACGGTCCTGCCGATGCGGTCAACGTGGTGGTGACGGACATGCTGCCGGCCGAGGTGACCTACGTCAGCGACGACTGCGGCGCCCTCGACGTGCCGCCGTGGACCTGGAATGTCGGTCCTCTCGCCAACGGCGCTTCGGCGATGTGCAACATCACCGTCGACATCAATCCGGGCACCACCGGCGACGTCATGAACACCGCCATGGTGACCGCCGACAACGCCGATCCGCTGACCGCCGACAACTCGTCGACGGCGATCGTCGGGGTTGGCTCGGTGCTCGAGATTCCGACCCTCGGCACCTGGGGCTTGCTGCTCCTGCTGGTGGCCCTGGGCGGTGCTGGTCTCTACATCGTTCGCCGCGGCTAG
- a CDS encoding GH25 family lysozyme — protein MSGRAKTTLWLAAILATMVTSLAGASLLQSGILRLNYPNRIEYPVRGLDISHHQGEILWQELPRPLVQFLFIKASEGGDFRDPAFDTNRQAASDRDIPWGAYHFFTFCRDGAEQAENFLTVPGFHAADLPPVIDVELGGNCKSWQSVADVRRDLRAMITRVAEGSGRRPMLYVTREAYDHILSPDLRRHDLWVRDVFRPPRWADAEGWLFWQYGNRGRIDGISGHVDLNVFRGSRDEFLKLIAASPPARKKADPKVRLSSWRAGDRPAPAR, from the coding sequence ATGAGCGGGCGAGCGAAAACGACTCTCTGGCTGGCGGCGATCCTCGCCACCATGGTCACGTCCCTGGCCGGAGCCAGCCTGTTGCAGAGCGGCATACTGCGCCTCAACTATCCCAACCGCATCGAGTACCCGGTACGCGGCCTCGACATCTCTCACCACCAGGGCGAGATTCTCTGGCAGGAGCTGCCGCGACCGCTGGTGCAGTTCCTCTTCATCAAGGCGTCCGAAGGGGGCGACTTTCGGGACCCGGCCTTCGACACCAACCGGCAGGCGGCAAGCGACCGCGACATCCCCTGGGGGGCCTACCACTTCTTCACCTTCTGCCGCGATGGCGCAGAGCAGGCCGAGAACTTTCTCACCGTCCCCGGTTTCCACGCCGCCGATCTGCCGCCGGTGATCGACGTCGAGCTCGGTGGCAACTGCAAATCCTGGCAGAGCGTCGCCGATGTGCGCCGCGACCTGCGAGCGATGATCACCCGGGTCGCAGAAGGCAGCGGCCGCCGCCCCATGCTCTACGTCACCCGCGAGGCCTACGACCACATTCTGAGCCCTGACCTGCGTCGCCACGACCTCTGGGTAAGAGACGTCTTCCGGCCGCCTCGCTGGGCCGACGCCGAGGGCTGGCTGTTCTGGCAGTACGGCAACCGCGGTCGCATCGACGGCATCTCGGGACACGTCGACCTCAACGTCTTCCGCGGCAGCCGTGATGAGTTCCTGAAGCTGATCGCGGCGAGCCCGCCGGCACGAAAAAAGGCGGACCCGAAGGTCCGCCTTTCGTCTTGGCGTGCCGGAGACCGGCCCGCCCCCGCTCGCTGA